DNA from Leptospira yasudae:
GATTCTTCCGTAAACAAATGAAGTTCCCTTCCGAGACCGGCGAAGATCGTAGTCATCAGGGGAGTTGCAGGATGCATTCCAGGATAGGAAATCATGAAAATTCGGACGGTCCATGGTTTTCCACGAGGATTGGAAGTCCTCGCGTGTCGGAATCTTTAGAAAGTCGATTGGTTTTTAAAAGCGGTGATTGGTCCGACAAATCGAAACGTTGTGCTACATTTCAAGACTTGTATGAGTTCCTACATTTCTTAAAGAAGAATCAAGATTCTTCTTTAAGAAAGATCGCGAATCAGATCTTCGATTTCTTGAACCTTGTTAAAATCCCGTTCCGTATAATTCAAATACAGATCGTATTCCGAACCGGAGATTTTCTCGCAGCGAATCACTTTGACCGGAATTTGAATTCCTCCGGAGAGACTGATCGTTCCGAGTTTCAGTTCCAAAACCGTTCCCGGCTCGACGGGAGAATCGGTTCTGTGCAGCAGACCTTTCAGAATGTTATCAGCCAATCGCAGGCTCTGATCGGCTAATTCGTTCAGGTAGACGGTGATTGTGTTTGGAATTCTGTTATAGTGCATGGCACAATAATACGAAATTCGGTTCCATTCAATCAAGCAAAATTCAAAAAATTCTTTCTCAATGGAATGTTTTTTATATTACATTTCCATTATATTTTCTTTTCGGCAAATTGCTTTGCACAAAGGCAGAATGTTCAGTAAAGAATCCGAGTTTTGATCGAAAAAGGATGTTTTTCGATTTTTTCCTTGAGTTCGTCTCCGACGGACTTGTCGATCACCATGGATAAATATCCGATTTCCGCGCTCGTTCCCAAGTGCTGAGAGCTGATATTCGCTCCGATTTCGGAAACCATGGAGTTGATGTCCTTCAAAAAGCCGGGTTGATTTTTGTGTACGTTGAGAATTCTATACTGTCCGGTAGGCAACGGAGTGATTTCCAAGTTCGGAAAGTTTACGGAGAATGTCGTTGATCCGTTGTTTACGAACTTGAGCAGTTTGCTTGCGACCTCGGAACCGATGTTTCTTTGCGCTTCTTCCGTGCTTCCTCCGATATGCGGTGTTAGGATCACGTTAGGCAGGTTTTGCATCGGTGTTAGGAACGGATCGTTGTTCGACTCGGGTTCTTCGGGGAACACGTCGATTCCCGCGCCCGCGATATGACCGGATTTGATCGCGGCGGCTAACGCTTCCAGATCGACCACCTTTCCACGGGAAAGATTGATCATATACGCGCCTTTTTTCGTGATTTCAATTTCCTTCTTCCCGTACAGATTCATCGTCTGCGGAGTTTCGGGAACGTGAAACGAGATGAAGTCCGAGTTTCTCAAAAGCTCCTCGTAACTGTCCGCGGGAGTTGCGTTCCCGAGAGGAAGAACGGTTTGCACATCGTAATAGATGACTTTCATTCCCATCGCTTCGGCGAGTACGGAAACCTGACTTCCTATATGGCCGTAGCCGACGATTCCCAAGGTTTTACCGCGGACCTCGAAACAGTTTTTAGAAATCTTATTCCAGATTCCGGAGTGAGTGTTTCGTATATGATCGGGAACTCTTCTCGCGAGCATGATGACTTCCGAGATGACGAGTTCCGCAACGGAACGTGTGTTGGAGTATGGCGCGTTAAAAACCGGAATTC
Protein-coding regions in this window:
- a CDS encoding PilZ domain-containing protein, coding for MHYNRIPNTITVYLNELADQSLRLADNILKGLLHRTDSPVEPGTVLELKLGTISLSGGIQIPVKVIRCEKISGSEYDLYLNYTERDFNKVQEIEDLIRDLS
- the serA gene encoding phosphoglycerate dehydrogenase — its product is MISFPKDKINVLLLENVHQDAHDMFKKDGFNVRLLPAAFSEKELLNEIENIHVLGIRSKTNVTPPVLEKAKRLLTIGCFCIGTNQVDLAGAEKKGIPVFNAPYSNTRSVAELVISEVIMLARRVPDHIRNTHSGIWNKISKNCFEVRGKTLGIVGYGHIGSQVSVLAEAMGMKVIYYDVQTVLPLGNATPADSYEELLRNSDFISFHVPETPQTMNLYGKKEIEITKKGAYMINLSRGKVVDLEALAAAIKSGHIAGAGIDVFPEEPESNNDPFLTPMQNLPNVILTPHIGGSTEEAQRNIGSEVASKLLKFVNNGSTTFSVNFPNLEITPLPTGQYRILNVHKNQPGFLKDINSMVSEIGANISSQHLGTSAEIGYLSMVIDKSVGDELKEKIEKHPFSIKTRILY